In Helianthus annuus cultivar XRQ/B chromosome 9, HanXRQr2.0-SUNRISE, whole genome shotgun sequence, the following are encoded in one genomic region:
- the LOC110876673 gene encoding uncharacterized protein LOC110876673 — protein MALEKYKEKNGSNFPDVRAWMVVKDEPKYRPIPNEVAMAKRQKTSETGSFSAGGLDASCHINLNDDADYDEDEYNVREPERPPGRDKTKKERAKGKEKEKVDPNMVEFMEHLKMYNDVTAQKTKAKERGIEEKSRASEEKLKEKVRLANEKIRISDEKIRLKEWEIMTMNVEDEPNRNVRC, from the coding sequence ATGGCATTGGAAAAGTataaggaaaagaatggttccaaCTTTCCTGACGTTCGCGCGTGGATGGTTGTAAAAGACGAACCAAAATATAGGCCTATTCCCAACGAGGTGGCGATggcgaaacgccaaaaaacatcgGAAACGGGTAGTTTTAGCGCCGGTGGATTGGACGCGAGTTgtcacataaacttaaatgatGACGCCGACTATGACGAAGACGAGTATAACGTACGTGAACCGGAGCGTCCACCGGGCCGAGACAAAACAAAGAAGGAGCGGGCCaagggaaaagaaaaggaaaaggtggaCCCGAACATGGTTGAGTTTATGGAACACCTAAAAATGTACAACGACGTCACGGCCCAAAAGACGAAGGCGAAGGAGCGGGGCATCGAAGAAAAAAGTCGTGCATCGGAAGAAAAGTTAAAAGAGAAGGTCCGATTGGCGAATGAGAAAATCCGAATTTCCGATGAAAAAATTCGGCTCAAGGAATGGGAAATAATGACGATGAATGTCGAGGACGAACCCAACcgaaacgttcgatgttga